The following are from one region of the Jeongeupia sp. USM3 genome:
- a CDS encoding NADH-quinone oxidoreductase subunit D, translating to MASEIRNYTLNFGPQHPAAHGVLRLVLELDGEVVERADPHIGLLHRATEKLAESKTYIQSLPYMDRLDYVSMMSNEHAYCMAIEKLLQLDVPVRAQYIRVMFDEITRILNHLMWIGAHGLDCGAMTIFLYAFREREDLMDVYEAVSGARMHAAYYRPGGVYRDLPDSMPQYQASKVRNAAAIKKLNENRQGSMLDFIEDFTNRFPTYVDEYETLLTDNRIWKQRTVGIGVLSPERAMALGLTGPMLRGSGVAWDLRKKQPYEVYDKLDFDIPVGVNGDCYDRYLVRIEEMRQSNRIIKQCVKWLRENPGPVITDNNKVAPPSRDSMKTNMEDLIHHFKLFTEGMHVPEGEAYAAIEHPKGEFGIYMVSDGANKPYRLKIRAPGFAHLAALDEMARGHMLSDVVAIIGTQDIVFGEIDR from the coding sequence GTGGCGTCTGAAATCCGTAACTACACCCTCAACTTCGGCCCGCAACATCCGGCCGCGCACGGCGTGCTGCGCCTCGTGCTCGAACTCGACGGCGAAGTCGTCGAGCGTGCCGACCCGCATATCGGCCTGCTGCACCGCGCGACCGAGAAACTGGCCGAGTCCAAGACCTACATCCAGTCGCTGCCGTACATGGACCGTCTCGATTACGTGTCGATGATGTCCAACGAGCACGCCTACTGCATGGCGATCGAGAAGCTGCTGCAGCTCGACGTGCCGGTGCGCGCGCAGTACATCCGCGTGATGTTCGACGAGATCACCCGCATCCTGAACCACCTGATGTGGATCGGTGCGCACGGCCTCGACTGCGGCGCGATGACGATCTTCCTCTACGCGTTCCGCGAGCGCGAAGACCTGATGGACGTCTACGAGGCGGTGTCGGGTGCGCGGATGCACGCGGCCTACTACCGTCCGGGTGGCGTGTATCGCGATCTGCCGGATTCGATGCCGCAATACCAGGCGTCGAAGGTGCGCAACGCCGCGGCGATCAAGAAGCTCAACGAGAACCGTCAGGGTTCGATGCTCGATTTCATCGAGGACTTCACCAACCGGTTCCCGACCTATGTCGACGAGTACGAGACCCTGCTGACCGACAACCGGATCTGGAAACAGCGGACCGTCGGCATCGGCGTGCTGTCGCCGGAACGCGCGATGGCGCTGGGCCTGACCGGCCCGATGCTGCGTGGCTCGGGCGTGGCCTGGGACCTGCGCAAGAAGCAGCCGTACGAGGTCTACGACAAGCTCGACTTCGATATCCCGGTCGGCGTCAACGGCGACTGTTACGACCGCTATCTGGTCCGCATCGAAGAAATGCGCCAGTCGAACCGCATCATCAAGCAGTGCGTGAAGTGGCTGCGGGAGAATCCGGGCCCGGTCATCACCGACAACAACAAGGTTGCACCGCCGTCGCGTGACAGCATGAAGACGAACATGGAGGATCTGATCCACCACTTCAAGCTGTTCACCGAAGGCATGCACGTGCCCGAAGGCGAGGCGTACGCCGCCATCGAGCACCCGAAGGGCGAGTTCGGCATCTACATGGTGTCCGACGGCGCCAACAAGCCGTACCGGCTGAAAATCCGCGCGCCGGGCTTTGCCCATCTGGCCGCGCTCGACGAAATGGCGCGCGGCCACATGCTGTCCGACGTCGTCGCCATCATCGGTACGCAGGACATCGTATTCGGGGAGATTGACCGCTAA
- the nuoE gene encoding NADH-quinone oxidoreductase subunit NuoE: MVTSTPTLSAQSQAQIDRELAKYPADQRRSALMSALRIAQVEHRWLSNELIAVVADYVGVPPIAAMEVATFYNMFDMKPVGRHKITVCTNLPCALSGGYQAADYLKQKLGIGFNETTADGKFTLKEGECMGACGYAPVLLVNNHSMCNHMTPDAIDKKLAELE, from the coding sequence ATGGTTACCAGCACACCTACGCTGAGTGCACAGTCGCAGGCGCAGATCGATCGCGAGCTGGCCAAGTATCCGGCCGACCAGCGCCGCTCGGCGCTGATGAGCGCGCTGCGCATCGCCCAGGTCGAGCACCGCTGGCTGTCGAACGAGCTGATCGCCGTCGTCGCCGACTATGTCGGCGTGCCGCCGATCGCCGCGATGGAAGTCGCGACGTTCTACAACATGTTCGACATGAAGCCGGTCGGCCGTCACAAGATCACCGTCTGTACCAACCTGCCCTGTGCCTTGTCGGGCGGCTACCAGGCGGCCGACTACCTGAAGCAGAAGCTCGGCATCGGTTTCAACGAAACCACCGCCGACGGCAAGTTCACGCTCAAGGAAGGCGAGTGCATGGGCGCTTGCGGCTACGCACCGGTCCTGCTGGTGAACAACCACAGCATGTGCAACCACATGACGCCGGACGCGATCGACAAGAAACTGGCGGAGCTCGAATAA
- the nuoF gene encoding NADH-quinone oxidoreductase subunit NuoF produces the protein MTVYVKGVVFEGVDFDDPKHWGIEAYMARGGYAALKKILSTGMTQDEIIAEMKTSGLRGRGGAGFPTGLKWSFMPRSFPGQKYLVCNTDEGEPGTFKDLDIIVDNPHALIEGMIIGGFAMGITVGYNYIHGEVFEAYERFEAALEEARAAGFLGDNILGTGFCFQLHGHHGYGAYICGEETALLESLEGKKGQPRFKPPFPASFGLYGKPTTINNTETFASVPYIIREGGQKFLELGKPNNGGTKLFSVSGHVNRPGNYEIPLGTPFSELLEMCGGMRDGKKLKAVIPGGSSSPVLPADIMMQCTMDYDSISKAGSMLGSGAVIVMDESTCMVKALERLSYFYFEESCGQCTPCREGTGWLYRVVHRIEQGLGRPEDLDLLLSVGGNIAGRTICALGDAAVMPVQGMLKHFRSEFEHHIEHKQCLVPGF, from the coding sequence ATGACCGTTTATGTGAAAGGCGTCGTGTTCGAGGGCGTCGATTTCGACGATCCGAAGCACTGGGGCATCGAAGCCTACATGGCGCGCGGCGGTTACGCCGCACTGAAGAAGATCCTCTCGACCGGCATGACGCAGGACGAGATCATCGCCGAAATGAAGACGTCGGGCCTGCGTGGCCGCGGCGGTGCGGGCTTCCCGACCGGGCTGAAGTGGTCGTTCATGCCGCGCAGCTTCCCGGGCCAGAAATACCTCGTCTGCAACACCGACGAAGGCGAGCCGGGTACCTTCAAGGACCTCGACATCATCGTCGACAATCCGCATGCGCTGATCGAAGGCATGATCATCGGCGGTTTCGCGATGGGCATCACCGTCGGTTACAACTACATCCACGGTGAAGTGTTCGAAGCGTACGAGCGTTTCGAAGCCGCACTGGAAGAGGCGCGCGCCGCCGGCTTCCTCGGCGACAACATCCTCGGCACCGGTTTCTGCTTCCAGCTGCACGGCCACCACGGTTACGGCGCCTACATCTGTGGCGAAGAAACCGCGCTGCTCGAATCGCTCGAAGGCAAGAAGGGTCAGCCGCGCTTCAAGCCGCCGTTCCCGGCGAGCTTCGGCCTCTATGGCAAGCCGACGACGATCAACAACACCGAAACCTTCGCGTCGGTGCCGTACATCATCCGTGAAGGCGGGCAGAAGTTCCTTGAACTCGGCAAGCCGAACAACGGCGGCACCAAGCTGTTCTCGGTGTCGGGCCACGTGAACCGCCCGGGCAACTACGAGATTCCGCTCGGCACGCCGTTCAGCGAACTGCTGGAAATGTGCGGCGGCATGCGCGACGGCAAGAAGCTCAAGGCGGTGATTCCGGGCGGCTCGTCGTCGCCGGTGCTGCCGGCCGACATCATGATGCAGTGCACGATGGATTACGATTCGATCTCCAAGGCGGGATCGATGCTCGGTTCGGGTGCGGTCATCGTCATGGACGAGAGCACCTGCATGGTCAAGGCGCTCGAGCGGCTGTCGTACTTCTATTTCGAAGAGTCGTGCGGCCAGTGCACGCCGTGCCGTGAAGGCACCGGCTGGCTGTACCGCGTCGTGCACCGGATCGAACAGGGTCTCGGTCGTCCCGAAGACCTCGATCTGCTGCTCTCGGTCGGCGGCAACATCGCCGGCCGGACGATCTGCGCGCTCGGCGACGCAGCGGTGATGCCGGTGCAGGGGATGCTCAAGCATTTCCGCAGCGAATTCGAACACCACATCGAACACAAGCAGTGCCTGGTTCCAGGCTTCTGA
- the nuoG gene encoding NADH-quinone oxidoreductase subunit NuoG, with translation MLEIEIDGKKLTVPTGSTVMDAANSIGVHIPHFCYHKKLSIAANCRMCLVQVEKAPKPLPACATPVTDGMKVYTHSDMAVKAQKGVMEFLLINHPLDCPICDQGGECQLQDLAVGYGQSGSRYEEEKRVVANKNLGPLISTDMTRCIHCSRCVRFTEEIAGYQELGMPGRGEHTEVMSFIGKTVNSEISGNVIDLCPVGALTSKPFRYSARTWELSRRKSVGAHDGLGANLVVQVKNNKVMRVLPLENEAINECWLSDRDRFSYEALNSGARLTQPMVKDGGEWKVVGWQEALELVATKLKGITASHGADSVAAIASPNSTLEELYLLRKSLAGLDIRNLEARTRLGDARFETRAAGWLGQSIVDLAASESLLLIGSTLRKEQPLLAQRLRQSVKKGLKLALINPHDDELLTKVAGKLVVRPDQLVEGVLAVLKAAAEITGKTVPADIDLAGVEVSGEARALAELIVAGEKKSLVLGNIALQHERAAELHAAAAALADVAGATLGLLRDGANSVGADIVGFATNKDLIAAGKKAYVLLHSELADLRSGAKAAFAGAEFVVAMTSFADEARDYADVMLPVSPFSETSGTFVNMEGKPQSFNGVVRPLGETRPAWKVLRVLGNILGLNGFDYDSSEAVRADVLNGDIAKVLDNAPAKSVAVKAQAAAGLVRLAEVPLYETDALVRRAESLQATVDAESAVQLRANAATLAVLGLVAGGNARIQQGGAVVTLAVTEDTGLLDQVVRVPFGRVTLALGSGAIEVAKA, from the coding sequence ATGCTGGAAATTGAAATCGACGGTAAGAAACTGACAGTCCCCACTGGAAGCACCGTGATGGACGCCGCCAATTCGATTGGCGTGCATATCCCGCACTTCTGCTACCACAAGAAGCTGTCGATTGCCGCGAACTGCCGGATGTGCCTGGTCCAGGTCGAGAAAGCGCCGAAACCGCTGCCCGCCTGTGCTACCCCCGTTACCGACGGGATGAAGGTCTATACCCACTCCGATATGGCCGTGAAGGCCCAGAAAGGGGTGATGGAATTCCTGCTGATCAACCACCCGCTCGACTGCCCGATCTGCGATCAGGGCGGCGAATGCCAGTTGCAGGATCTGGCCGTGGGTTACGGTCAGTCGGGTTCGCGCTACGAGGAAGAAAAGCGCGTCGTTGCCAACAAGAACCTCGGTCCGCTGATCTCGACCGACATGACGCGCTGCATCCACTGCAGCCGCTGCGTGCGTTTTACCGAAGAGATCGCCGGCTACCAGGAACTTGGCATGCCGGGTCGTGGCGAGCACACCGAGGTGATGAGCTTCATCGGCAAGACCGTGAACTCGGAAATCTCCGGCAACGTCATCGACCTGTGCCCGGTCGGCGCGCTCACCAGCAAGCCGTTCCGCTACAGCGCCCGGACGTGGGAGCTGTCGCGTCGCAAGAGTGTCGGCGCGCATGACGGCCTTGGCGCCAACCTCGTGGTTCAGGTGAAGAACAACAAGGTGATGCGCGTTCTGCCGCTCGAGAACGAAGCGATCAACGAATGCTGGCTGTCGGACCGCGACCGTTTCAGCTACGAAGCGCTGAACAGCGGTGCGCGCCTGACCCAGCCAATGGTCAAGGACGGCGGTGAGTGGAAGGTCGTCGGCTGGCAGGAAGCGCTCGAGCTGGTTGCGACCAAGCTCAAGGGCATCACCGCCAGCCACGGCGCCGACAGCGTCGCCGCGATCGCCTCGCCGAACAGCACGCTCGAAGAGCTCTACCTGCTGCGCAAATCGCTGGCCGGTCTGGACATCCGCAACCTCGAAGCCCGCACCCGCCTCGGCGACGCGCGCTTCGAGACCAGGGCGGCCGGCTGGCTCGGCCAGAGCATTGTCGACCTCGCCGCGAGCGAATCGCTGCTGCTGATCGGCTCGACGCTGCGCAAGGAACAGCCGCTGCTGGCACAACGTCTGCGCCAGTCGGTGAAGAAGGGCCTGAAGCTCGCGCTGATCAACCCGCATGACGACGAACTGCTGACCAAGGTGGCCGGCAAGCTGGTCGTGCGCCCGGACCAGCTGGTCGAAGGCGTGCTGGCGGTGCTGAAGGCTGCGGCCGAAATCACCGGCAAGACCGTGCCGGCCGACATCGATCTGGCTGGCGTCGAGGTTTCGGGCGAAGCGCGTGCGCTGGCCGAGCTGATCGTCGCCGGCGAGAAGAAGTCGCTGGTGCTCGGCAACATCGCGCTGCAGCACGAACGCGCTGCCGAACTGCACGCCGCCGCCGCCGCGCTGGCCGATGTCGCCGGTGCGACGCTGGGCCTGCTGCGTGACGGTGCCAACAGCGTCGGTGCCGACATCGTCGGTTTTGCGACGAACAAGGATCTGATCGCCGCAGGCAAGAAGGCCTACGTGCTGCTGCACAGCGAGCTGGCCGACCTGAGGAGCGGCGCCAAGGCGGCGTTCGCCGGCGCCGAGTTTGTCGTTGCGATGACGTCGTTCGCCGACGAAGCGCGCGACTACGCCGACGTGATGCTGCCGGTGTCGCCGTTCTCGGAAACCTCGGGCACCTTCGTCAACATGGAAGGCAAGCCGCAGAGCTTCAACGGCGTCGTCCGTCCGCTCGGCGAAACCCGTCCGGCGTGGAAGGTGCTGCGCGTGCTCGGCAACATCCTCGGCCTGAACGGTTTCGACTACGACAGCTCGGAAGCCGTGCGTGCCGACGTGCTGAACGGCGATATCGCCAAGGTGCTCGACAACGCGCCGGCCAAGTCCGTCGCGGTCAAGGCGCAGGCTGCTGCCGGTCTGGTCCGTCTGGCCGAAGTGCCGCTGTATGAAACCGATGCGCTGGTCCGTCGTGCCGAAAGCCTGCAGGCGACCGTCGATGCCGAATCGGCCGTACAGCTGCGTGCCAATGCGGCTACGCTGGCCGTGCTCGGCCTGGTCGCCGGCGGCAACGCCCGCATCCAGCAGGGCGGGGCGGTGGTGACGCTGGCCGTGACCGAGGATACGGGCCTGCTTGACCAGGTCGTGCGCGTGCCGTTCGGCCGCGTGACGCTGGCGCTCGGTTCGGGTGCAATCGAAGTGGCCAAGGCATAA
- the nuoH gene encoding NADH-quinone oxidoreductase subunit NuoH, with translation MEFLQTTLGLNESLAFFLWTLAKILCIVAPLMGAVAYATYAERKVIGYMQIRIGPNRVGPLGLLQPIADGVKLLLKEIITPSAASKGLYFLAPVMVLVPALAAWAVVPFYPGFVVADVNVGLLYVMAITSMGIYGVIIAGWASNSKYAFLGGLRAAAQVVSYELAMGFALIGVIMVSGSLNLTEIVNQQGHGIGGGSILSWNLIPLLPLFVVYFISGVAETNRAPFDVVEGESEIVAGHMVEYSGMSFALFFLAEYANMWLIAAMASVMFLGGWLSPFPESWPILGAPSFLWWVLKVFFMMFLFLWFRATFPRYRYDQLMRLGWKVFIPVTLVWIVVVGAWMQTPLSLWQ, from the coding sequence ATGGAATTTCTGCAAACCACGCTGGGCCTCAACGAAAGCCTCGCATTTTTCCTCTGGACGCTGGCAAAGATCCTCTGCATCGTCGCGCCGCTGATGGGCGCGGTCGCCTACGCCACGTACGCCGAGCGCAAGGTCATCGGCTACATGCAGATCCGGATCGGTCCGAACCGGGTCGGTCCCCTCGGTCTGCTGCAACCGATCGCCGACGGCGTGAAGCTGCTGCTGAAGGAAATCATCACGCCGTCGGCCGCCAGCAAGGGGCTGTACTTCCTGGCGCCGGTCATGGTGCTGGTGCCGGCGCTGGCCGCCTGGGCGGTCGTGCCGTTTTACCCGGGCTTCGTCGTCGCCGACGTCAACGTCGGCCTGCTGTACGTGATGGCGATCACCTCGATGGGCATCTACGGCGTGATCATCGCCGGCTGGGCGTCGAACTCGAAGTACGCCTTCCTCGGCGGCCTGCGTGCCGCCGCGCAGGTGGTGTCGTACGAACTGGCGATGGGCTTCGCGCTGATCGGCGTGATCATGGTGTCGGGTTCGCTCAACCTCACCGAGATCGTCAACCAGCAGGGGCACGGTATCGGCGGTGGCTCGATCCTGTCGTGGAACCTGATCCCGCTGTTGCCGCTGTTCGTCGTCTACTTCATCTCGGGTGTCGCCGAAACCAACCGCGCGCCGTTCGACGTGGTCGAAGGCGAATCGGAAATCGTTGCCGGTCACATGGTCGAGTACTCGGGCATGAGCTTCGCGCTGTTCTTCCTTGCCGAGTACGCGAACATGTGGCTGATCGCCGCGATGGCGTCGGTGATGTTCCTCGGCGGCTGGCTGTCGCCGTTCCCGGAAAGCTGGCCGATCCTCGGCGCGCCGTCCTTCCTGTGGTGGGTGCTCAAGGTCTTCTTCATGATGTTCCTCTTCCTGTGGTTCCGTGCCACGTTCCCGCGCTATCGCTACGACCAGTTGATGCGCCTGGGCTGGAAGGTGTTCATCCCGGTGACGCTGGTCTGGATCGTAGTGGTCGGCGCGTGGATGCAAACCCCGCTGTCGCTGTGGCAGTAA
- the nuoI gene encoding NADH-quinone oxidoreductase subunit NuoI, whose translation MEKIAHFFKTFLLVELVKGLMLTGRHFFQRKITVQFPEEKTPMSPRFRGLHAQRRYANGEERCIACKLCEAVCPAMAITIESEAREDDKTRRTTRYDIDLTKCIFCGFCEEACPVDAIVETHILEYHGEKRGDLYYTKPMLLAVGDKYEAQIAANKAADAKYR comes from the coding sequence ATGGAAAAAATTGCTCATTTCTTCAAGACCTTCCTGCTGGTCGAACTGGTCAAGGGGCTGATGCTCACCGGCCGGCACTTCTTCCAGCGCAAGATCACCGTGCAGTTCCCCGAGGAAAAGACGCCGATGAGTCCGCGTTTCCGCGGTCTGCACGCCCAGCGTCGCTATGCCAACGGCGAAGAGCGCTGCATCGCCTGCAAGCTGTGCGAAGCGGTCTGCCCGGCGATGGCGATCACGATCGAATCGGAGGCGCGCGAGGACGACAAGACCCGTCGCACCACGCGTTACGACATCGACCTGACCAAGTGCATCTTCTGCGGTTTCTGCGAGGAAGCCTGTCCGGTCGATGCGATCGTCGAAACGCACATCCTCGAGTATCACGGCGAGAAGCGCGGCGACCTGTACTACACCAAGCCGATGCTGCTGGCGGTCGGTGACAAGTACGAAGCGCAGATTGCCGCCAACAAGGCGGCAGACGCCAAATACCGTTAA
- a CDS encoding NADH-quinone oxidoreductase subunit J — protein MTEVIFYVFAAILLFAGLRVITAKNPVHAALYLVLSFFNGAVLWMLMRAEFLAVSLIVVYVGAVMVLFLFVVMMLDINFEELRRGFWKYVPVAGTVAVVMAVEMVLILTHRAAQIEGAALVDQPAGYNNAKVLGQLIYTEYFLPFQLAAVLLLVGMIAAIALTLRKRKSTKYQNPAKQVQVKRDDRLKIVSMPAEERPSVEAPKADDGQA, from the coding sequence ATGACCGAAGTGATTTTCTATGTGTTCGCCGCGATCCTGCTGTTTGCAGGCTTGCGGGTGATCACCGCCAAGAACCCGGTGCACGCGGCGCTGTATCTGGTGCTGTCGTTCTTCAACGGCGCCGTGCTGTGGATGCTGATGCGCGCCGAGTTCCTCGCGGTGTCGCTGATCGTCGTCTACGTCGGCGCGGTGATGGTGCTGTTCCTGTTCGTCGTGATGATGCTCGACATCAACTTCGAGGAGCTGCGCCGCGGCTTCTGGAAGTACGTGCCGGTCGCCGGCACCGTTGCGGTGGTGATGGCCGTCGAGATGGTGCTGATCCTGACGCACCGCGCCGCGCAGATCGAAGGCGCTGCGCTCGTCGACCAGCCTGCCGGCTACAACAACGCCAAGGTGCTCGGCCAGTTGATCTACACCGAGTACTTCCTGCCGTTCCAGCTTGCCGCGGTGCTGCTGCTCGTCGGCATGATCGCCGCGATCGCGCTGACGCTCAGAAAGCGCAAGTCGACCAAGTACCAGAACCCGGCCAAGCAGGTGCAGGTCAAGCGCGACGATCGCCTGAAGATCGTTTCGATGCCGGCCGAAGAACGTCCGAGCGTCGAGGCCCCCAAGGCCGACGACGGTCAGGCCTGA
- the nuoK gene encoding NADH-quinone oxidoreductase subunit NuoK has translation MITLTHYLVLAAILFAISVFGIFMNRKNLIVLLMAIELMLLAVNMNFIAFSQFLGDAAGQVFVFFILTVAAAESAIGLAILVVLFRSLRSIDVEDLDSLKG, from the coding sequence GTGATCACACTCACCCATTACCTTGTGCTGGCGGCAATCCTGTTTGCGATTTCCGTATTCGGCATCTTCATGAACCGCAAGAACCTGATCGTATTGCTGATGGCGATCGAGCTGATGCTGCTGGCGGTGAACATGAACTTCATCGCCTTCTCGCAGTTCCTCGGTGACGCCGCGGGCCAGGTCTTCGTCTTCTTCATCCTGACCGTGGCGGCGGCCGAATCGGCCATCGGCCTCGCGATCCTCGTCGTGCTGTTCCGCAGCCTGCGCTCGATCGACGTCGAAGACCTCGATAGCCTCAAGGGCTGA